A genomic region of Vanessa tameamea isolate UH-Manoa-2023 chromosome 11, ilVanTame1 primary haplotype, whole genome shotgun sequence contains the following coding sequences:
- the LOC113402574 gene encoding gustatory and odorant receptor 22-like — translation MRKRNMFEKIDGGDIKAYQEKDIYGPQIKDKDGELLDQHDSFYITTKSLLVLFQIMGVMPIMRVHRQTQTTKRTTYNWISKATLWAYLVWSLESIIVVKVGSERLANFQQNSNKRFDEVIYNIIFLSILIPHFLLPIASWRHGSEVAIFKNMWTHYQLKYLKITGTPIVFPNLYSLTWGLCIFSWALSFAVILSQNYLQDDFELWHSFAYYHIIAMLDGFCSLWYINCNAFGTASKGLAKNLHKALEAEHPALKLAQFRHLWVDLSHMMQQLGRAYSNMYGIYCMVIFFTTTISLYGSLSEILEHGLSYKEMGLFVIVGYCMTLLFIICNEAYHATRKVGLEFQMRLLNVNLGAIDRSTQREVEMFLVAIAKNPPIMNLDGFTNINRELFTANISFMSTYLIVLMQFKLTLLRHGTKVVKKIVSTIFNTSTTLAPDDEEYDE, via the exons cTTATCAAGAAAAGGATATCTATGGTCCACAAATCAAAGACAAAGATGGGGAGCTGCTTGACCAACACGATAGTTTTTACATCACTACAAAGAGCCTGCTGGTTCTCTTTCAGATCATGGGCGTCATGCCGATAATGAGAGTGCATAGac AGACACAAACAACTAAACGTACAACATACAACTGGATTTCCAAAGCAACGTTGTGGGCTTATCTTGTTTGGAGTCTTGAGAGTATTATCGTGGTAAAAG TCGGCAGCGAGCGTCTAGCGAACTTTCAACAGAACTCCAACAAGCGTTTCGACGAGGTtatctacaatataatatttctcagcattctcatcccACACTTCTTGTTACCTATCGCCTCCTGGCGACACGGGTCTGAGGttgctatatttaaaaacatgtgGACGCATTACCAg TTGAAATACCTTAAAATTACTGGCACACCAATCGTATTTCCAAATCTATATTCGCTTACATGGGGTCTGTGTATATTTTCGTGGGCTCTCAGTTTCGCTGTTATTCTCTCGCAAAATTATTTGCAAGATGACTTTGAACTTTGGCACTCTTTTGCATATTATCACATCATTGCCATGCTAGACGGCTTCTGTTCATTGtg GTATATTAACTGCAATGCATTTGGAACGGCATCTAAAGGATTAGCGAAAAACCTTCATAAAGCTTTGGAAGCTGAACATCCAGCTTTGAAATTAGCACAGTTTCGCCATCTTTGGGTTGACTTGTCGCATATGATGCAACAATTGG GTAGAGCATACTCAAATATGTACGGTATATATTGCATGGTAATATTTTTCACTACAACAATTTCCTTGTATGGCTCCCTCTCCGAGATACTGGAGCATGGTTTAAGCTACAAAGAAATGGGATTATTTGTGATAGTGGGCTATTGTATGACCCTACTTTTCATCATTTGTAATGAAGCTTATCACGCTACGAGGAAG GTCGGTCTAGAATTTCAAATGCGTCTTTTGAATGTTAATCTGGGCGCTATCGATCGCAGCACGCAGCGTGAGGTTGAGATGTTTCTAGTTGCTATCGCCAAGAATCCGCCCATCATGAACCTTGATGGATTTACTAACATTAACAGAGAATTGTTTACTGCG AACATATCATTCATGTCTACATACCTCATAGTCCTTATGCAGTTCAAGTTGACACTTCTGAGACATGGTACGAAAGTGGTCAAGAAAATCGTGAGCACAATATTCAATACGTCCACTACTTTGGCTCCGGATGATGAGGAATATGAcgaataa